In Actinomycetota bacterium, the sequence AATCCGGCCGCGGCGGCCACCCTTCTTATCGTTACGGGATTTATCATGACGGCGGCGGACCTCTTGGGCAGACAAAAGAAAAAGATGGAAGAGACGTCGCCGGCCGCCGCTTTACTAATAGGCGCTTTTCAGGCGCTGGCGATCCTGCCGGGCATTTCGCGCTCCGGAGCGACCATCTCGGCCGGAATGTTTGCCGGCCTGAAGAGAGAGGACGCCACCAGGTTCGCGTTCCTGCTTTCTGTTCCCATAATTGCCGGGACGGCTATTTATAAGACCAAAGACGTTATTGAGGCCGGCGGGGCCGCGGCGCAGCTCCTGGCCAGTCTGCCAGGCGCCCTGGTGGCAGCAACCGCGGGCTACTTGGCGATCCGCTTTATGTTGAAATATTTGGCGGGCCACCGGCTGACCGTTTTCGCCGTATATTGCTGGGCGGCCGGTGGCCTGTTTCTGTTGACACGCTAAAGACGCCACGCCTATACTGGCATAAGACAAATAAATACCTCGTTAGGTGAGGCTCCAGCACAAGAATAAGCCATTGCCCAGAAACGTCCAAAGACGCCAACGGGTACACCAGATATTACCGGCTTAAGGTTTTATCTAAGATGGCTGTCCAGGCAACAACGAAGGACTACGGTGTGCTGTGCCAAAGCTCTACGAGAGGGGAAGCGCATCAGACAGATAAAGATACGGTAGATACACGCGGGCCTTCCCCCAAAGGGGAGGCTTTTATGTTTTACGCCAGCAAACTGCAAAAAAATACCGCCATCGACCCGCTGGGCACGCACTCCGGCAGCCTGGTCGACCTGGTCGTCTCCCTCAAAGACAAATACCCGCCCGTAACGGGCATCGTTCTAAAGACGTCCAAGCGCGGGGAGGTTGTCATACCGTGGGAAGCGCTGCGAGGCTTCGAGGAATCACGCGTTCTGCTGGCCGGCAAGCTCTCCGACATAAAGTCCCGGGCGATTAAGAAAGACGAAATACGCCTCATCAGAGATGTTCTGGACAAACAAATCGTCGACACGGAAGGACGCAAGGTAATCCGCGTGCAAGACATCCAGCTGGCGCGCGTGGACCGCAAAGTAAGAGTCATAGCCGTTGACGTTAGCGGCCGGGCGATTCTGCGGCGTCTGGGCGTCGGGCGAATCAGCGACATGGTGCCGTCCCGCATCGC encodes:
- a CDS encoding undecaprenyl-diphosphate phosphatase is translated as MNFWQSAILGLIQGLTEFLPVSSSAHLVIAPHVLGWAQPSVFFDVVLHAGTLLAAILYFRRDLAPMITKQSRTLRDKDGRINTLWLLLLATIPAAGLGFIFKSGLESYFDNPAAAATLLIVTGFIMTAADLLGRQKKKMEETSPAAALLIGAFQALAILPGISRSGATISAGMFAGLKREDATRFAFLLSVPIIAGTAIYKTKDVIEAGGAAAQLLASLPGALVAATAGYLAIRFMLKYLAGHRLTVFAVYCWAAGGLFLLTR